The Natrinema sp. DC36 genome includes the window GATCGTCGTCCTCGTGTTCGTCGGCCGTACCCGACTGCCCGAGGCCGCCGGTGACGATTACGAATCCGGCGAGGACTAAGCGCTTCGTCGACCTTCGGCGATTCCGCTCCGGTCGATGCCTTCTTGCACTCGCTCGAGCTACCATCCGTCATGACGGCCAGCGATCTCATCGACGCCGCTCGCGACGTCCAGGAACGCGCCCACGTCCCCTACTCCGAGTACCGGGTGGGTGCTGCCCTCGAAACCGCTGACGGCGAGGTCTTCGTGGGCTGCAATCTCGAGAACGCGAACTTCAGCAACAGCCTCCACGCGGAGGAGGTCGCGATCGCGGAGGCAGTCAAGAACGGCCACCGCGACTTTACGCGACTCGCGGTGAGTTCGGGGCGCCGCGACGGCGTCACACCCTGTGGAATGTGTCGCCAGACGCTCGCGGAGTTCTGCGACGACGACCTCGTCGTCTCCTGTGACGAGGGCGAGGGGGAGGAGCCGACCGAGTACACGCTCGGGGAACTGCTGCCGAACACGATCAGTCAGGAAACGCTCGAGTAACTCGCAACGCGCAGTTCTCAGAACTGCCGCTCGAACGGCAGCGGATCGGAGACAGTATAGTATGGCCCGCCGAGTCGGCCGACGGTATCGAGATCGCGCATATCGATCTGGCCGTCGGTCAAGAGCTCATCGTCGACGTGGACGTACTGAACGTCGCCGAGGATCATCAGCTTGTCGTGGACCTCGATCGAATCGTGGAGCGTACACTCCATCGACACGACCGCGTCCGCCACGCGGGGCGCTGAAACCGTTCGCGACTCCCCGCGTTCGACATCGGCGAGGTCGAACTCACTCTCGTCTTCCGGAAGGGCCGCGGAGGTGTGGTCCATCCGCTCGATATCGGCTTCCGTGACGATATTGACGACGAACTCACCGCTCTCGAGCGCGTTGCGGGCCGTATCCTTCAGCTCGCTGCGGGATCCGTTGGGCGTGTTGAACAGCACGGTGGGCTCCGTCAGGGAGACGTAGTTGTACGAACTGAACGGCGCAAGGTTATCGACGCCCGCGTCGCTCACCGTACTGATCCAGGCGATCGGTCGCGGGGTGACGACGGTTTTGACCAGACGCGCGATCTCGCGTTCCGTACGGTCCGAGGGAGCGAATTCGTCCATCACTCCGTCGATATGCGACCTTACTACTCAAGCCTGCGCCTCGAGGAACTCCCCGAGAATCGTCCGGTGACACCGCTTCTTCTCGGTGTTCTCGTAGCAGACCAGCGCCAGCGACTCGCCGGATGACAGCCGATCGTTCAGCGCAGCGACCGCCGCCTGCGCCTCGTCAGCGTTCTCGAGGTACTCGCGATACGCCTCACCGAACCCGACCTGGTCCCACGCGGCGTTGTGGGCTCCCTCCTCGCAGAGGCCCTGCATCTTCATGTCCTCCTCGGCCTCGCGCATCGACTCGAGCAAGTCCGTGGGCGGCCCGAGCGCTGGGATGTTCTCGTCGACTGCCGCGTGGAACCACGACGTCGGTTGTCGAACGACACCCACACGTATCGCATCCGCCGGCAAATCGACCAGTTCGTGTTGGATCGCAGCGACGTAGGTGTCCGTAAGCGTCCCTCGAGCCATACCGGGACGGTACGCGCGTCCCGCATTTATATACAGCGTCGGATCGAATCGACGCTATTCAATGTCCCACGACAGCGAAAATCCGAACGCCGACGTCCAGTA containing:
- a CDS encoding flavin reductase family protein, producing the protein MDEFAPSDRTEREIARLVKTVVTPRPIAWISTVSDAGVDNLAPFSSYNYVSLTEPTVLFNTPNGSRSELKDTARNALESGEFVVNIVTEADIERMDHTSAALPEDESEFDLADVERGESRTVSAPRVADAVVSMECTLHDSIEVHDKLMILGDVQYVHVDDELLTDGQIDMRDLDTVGRLGGPYYTVSDPLPFERQF
- the cdd gene encoding cytidine deaminase, whose translation is MTASDLIDAARDVQERAHVPYSEYRVGAALETADGEVFVGCNLENANFSNSLHAEEVAIAEAVKNGHRDFTRLAVSSGRRDGVTPCGMCRQTLAEFCDDDLVVSCDEGEGEEPTEYTLGELLPNTISQETLE
- a CDS encoding DUF488 family protein, whose protein sequence is MARGTLTDTYVAAIQHELVDLPADAIRVGVVRQPTSWFHAAVDENIPALGPPTDLLESMREAEEDMKMQGLCEEGAHNAAWDQVGFGEAYREYLENADEAQAAVAALNDRLSSGESLALVCYENTEKKRCHRTILGEFLEAQA